The Pleurocapsa minor HA4230-MV1 nucleotide sequence ATCGATTAGTTGAGCAAAAGGGCCTCCTGGTAAATAACGCTCATGAGGGGGTAGTGATTCAGGGTTATTTTTTTGGCGCAGTGTAAACTCTTTAATGACTTCTATTTCACTTTGACTCAGTACAGCTGGTTTAACAATGTAACCCTTAAGATCGAAAACAACTCGGTCATGCTCAGACATATTTACTCCTGAAAAACTAGAACGGTTAGAAATCAATTTGGTTAATTTTGTCGCCTTCAGGACAGCTTTCTGGGATTTAAGTTTAAATTGATCTTGAAGTCGGGATAAATGGCTCATGTCGCCTAATAAAAGTATGCTTAGAATAACTAACAGCGGTTTTAATGCTTGATCAATTTAGCTGACAAAGTTGAACTTTATTCTTCTATAGCGTAGCGATTGTTTTTAGCGATGACCAAAGAATAAGACACGGCTACGTACATTGCCCAAAAAGAATTATTCATCGTGGTGATCGTACCCTCGGTTAAATTAGAAAGCAAAATATAAGTCAAAAATAATAGAGGCCAAAATCCTTCTGGAGTATTGGTTTTTCTCAGTAATGCTAAAGACTGCTTGCTAGTAATCACAAAACCTGCCAGAAAAACACTCAACCCAACCAAGCCGATGGACAGCCAAATGTCTAGAAATCCGTTGTGGGCATAAATTACAGCTATTCTCATTGCCAACTGTATATATCCTGAAGGCCCTTCATAACCATTCCAAAAGGCAGCTAGCCCATAACCAAACAAAGGACGCAGTTGAATCTGATCCCAGACATATCGCCAAATATCTGTTCTACCTGATAAACTTGCGTCTTTTCCTACTGAACTGAATAAGGAATCGGAACCGATGTATCCAGCAACCCAAATTAGAGCAATAAGACCAATGATAGTTACGGCTAATACTGCTGAAAGCATCACTTCGTATCGCCATCTAAAAATACGATAGATAAGACATAAGATGAGCATTACGCCAAAAGTAGCTAAAGCAGTTGTAGATTGAGACATTACCATCGAAGCGCAGCCAAGAACTAAGAGTACCCAATAAATCCAACTGTTCTTTTCTCCCCGAATAGCATTTAAGAAGAAAACGACACTTCCAAGAGCCATAAAAGCACCGTATTGATTTTTGTGGGTAAATACACCTCTCAAGGCACCTTCATGAACTCCTGCCATTATTCCATATTGAGGTATGGCGACTGCCAGCAAGATGCTTAAAATTAGTAATAATCCATAAGTCCAGCCAAATAAACTCAATTGTTGGCGAAGAGTATAGCGAGTTGCCAAATATAGCCCAAAACTAGTAGTTCCTAGAGCATAAAGAGAAAATCTCAAAGTTTGAGCTGGATTTACCGACCAAAAACAGGAAAAACAAATGATTCCCATTAGGATCCAAAGAAGTTTATTTTGAGAAAATATTGAAACAACTCTTTTCCATCTAACTAATAACAAAATCCAAGTTATTAGATAAATTAAAATTGACATTTTGGCGTTGATTGACAAGTCGAAGCTACTAATATCTATACCGTCTCCCTCGTTTGTTCCTTTGGTTAGAATTAACGGCGTGATAGCATTTGAGATATGAATTAAAGAAAATATGGAAAAAATAAATTCAAAAATTTTTAGGATATTGCCTTCGCTTTTTGATGCTATATAAGCACTATTCATAATGATTAAATAAATTTAATTTCTGTTTGATATAAATAATTAAGCCAATTAACAATTAATATGACAAATTTTACCTTCTTTTTTAACTGAAGGTAAAATTAAGTTTTTGATATTTTATACTTTAAACAGTAATTTCTCAGTAAAGAAGACAAAAATATTGCCTTACTTTAGTTTGAGTGGGAAATCGGAGTAGCGATCGCATGACCTACACACCAGTCAATTGTATCGTAAGAATTTTCGATCTGAGTAACTCGATAGTTTAACAACTCAAAAAAACTGGCTAATTCTTGATACTTGCGTTCGTAAGCAGAGCGATCGCCATCATCAACTTCATAGATCACCGTTGGTTGATAGGTTTTAATGGTTTCGGTCATACCCTTAAGCACATCTAACTCTGCACCTTCGACATCCACCTTGACAAAGTTGGGTGGCTCTATTTTGTTTTGAGCAATTAAATCGTCTATGGAAACTAGATCGACAGTTGCTTTTCCTGCCAGATCTGGTGGCGCATCAGCAGTCGCTAAGGCATGTCCTCCTGAATATTTAGCCAGCAATAACTGCCCTTCT carries:
- a CDS encoding O-antigen ligase family protein; its protein translation is MNSAYIASKSEGNILKIFEFIFSIFSLIHISNAITPLILTKGTNEGDGIDISSFDLSINAKMSILIYLITWILLLVRWKRVVSIFSQNKLLWILMGIICFSCFWSVNPAQTLRFSLYALGTTSFGLYLATRYTLRQQLSLFGWTYGLLLILSILLAVAIPQYGIMAGVHEGALRGVFTHKNQYGAFMALGSVVFFLNAIRGEKNSWIYWVLLVLGCASMVMSQSTTALATFGVMLILCLIYRIFRWRYEVMLSAVLAVTIIGLIALIWVAGYIGSDSLFSSVGKDASLSGRTDIWRYVWDQIQLRPLFGYGLAAFWNGYEGPSGYIQLAMRIAVIYAHNGFLDIWLSIGLVGLSVFLAGFVITSKQSLALLRKTNTPEGFWPLLFLTYILLSNLTEGTITTMNNSFWAMYVAVSYSLVIAKNNRYAIEE